The following coding sequences lie in one Clostridiisalibacter paucivorans DSM 22131 genomic window:
- a CDS encoding winged helix-turn-helix transcriptional regulator translates to MSNVTQSKVKEKNYPCGMELTMDIIGGKWKNVILWHLRNRTLRFSQLKRRLGDITQKMLTQQLRELEADGLVNRKVYPQVPPKVEYSLTDYGKTIIPLLYELYKWGIFYSREFGVCLEVEDKILDKIIKKEI, encoded by the coding sequence TTGTCAAATGTAACTCAATCAAAAGTCAAAGAAAAGAATTATCCCTGTGGAATGGAATTAACCATGGACATCATAGGAGGAAAATGGAAAAATGTAATACTTTGGCATCTGAGGAATAGGACATTAAGATTTAGTCAACTTAAAAGAAGACTGGGAGATATTACTCAAAAGATGTTAACTCAACAACTTAGGGAGCTAGAAGCCGATGGTCTAGTAAATAGAAAGGTTTACCCTCAGGTTCCTCCCAAAGTAGAGTACAGTCTTACTGATTATGGTAAGACCATTATTCCACTACTATATGAACTATACAAATGGGGTATATTTTATTCTAGAGAATTTGGAGTATGCCTCGAAGTGGAAGACAAAATATTAGATAAAATTATAAAAAAAGAGATATAG
- a CDS encoding thymidine kinase — translation MDMYGPNHHGWIEVVVGPMYSGKSEELIRRLRRAEIAKQNIQVFKPKIDNRYSINEVVSHNGEKICGECVDSSKEIIDLIKEDTEVVGIDEVQFFDDDIIHICRNLADKGLRVIIAGLDMDFRGEPFGPTPKLLAIAEFVDKLTAVCMKCGSPANRTQRLINGKPAAYNDPTILVGAKESYEARCRLHHEVPRRDIETE, via the coding sequence ATGGATATGTATGGCCCAAACCACCACGGGTGGATAGAAGTAGTTGTAGGTCCTATGTATAGTGGAAAAAGTGAGGAATTAATTAGACGACTTCGAAGAGCTGAGATAGCTAAACAAAATATTCAAGTATTTAAACCTAAAATAGATAATAGATATAGCATAAATGAAGTTGTATCCCATAATGGGGAAAAAATTTGTGGAGAATGTGTAGACAGTTCTAAAGAGATAATTGATTTGATTAAAGAGGACACAGAGGTAGTTGGAATAGATGAGGTACAATTTTTTGACGATGATATAATACATATATGTAGGAATCTAGCAGATAAGGGATTGAGAGTAATAATAGCAGGTTTGGACATGGACTTTAGAGGGGAGCCCTTTGGGCCTACTCCCAAACTTTTAGCTATAGCTGAATTTGTAGACAAGCTTACTGCTGTATGTATGAAATGCGGTAGCCCTGCAAATAGAACTCAAAGACTTATAAACGGAAAACCAGCAGCATATAATGACCCAACTATTTTAGTTGGAGCAAAAGAGAGTTATGAAGCAAGATGCAGACTACATCATGAAGTGCCTAGAAGAGATATAGAAACCGAGTAA
- the rpmE gene encoding 50S ribosomal protein L31 has protein sequence MKKGIHPEYKKAVVRCACGNTFETGSVKDELKVEICSECHPFFTGKQKFVDKGGRVDKFKKKYGME, from the coding sequence GTGAAAAAAGGAATTCATCCAGAATATAAAAAAGCAGTAGTTCGTTGTGCTTGTGGAAATACATTCGAAACAGGATCAGTAAAAGATGAATTAAAGGTTGAGATTTGCTCAGAATGCCATCCATTCTTTACAGGGAAGCAAAAGTTTGTAGATAAAGGCGGACGTGTAGACAAGTTTAAGAAAAAATATGGAATGGAATAA
- a CDS encoding Na+/H+ antiporter NhaC family protein, which yields MKKFRIALLVLLGILFLALPVFAEGETEASFGWISLLPPLLAIVLAFITKQVLISLFLGILVGSTMLAGWNPFYGLLRTMDKYILGSLSDSWNAAIIIFLLAIGGMVGVISKMGGTLAVAEAVGKKVKNPRTAQLYTILLGVFVFFDDYANTLIVGPTMRPLTDKNKISKEKFSYLIDSTAAPIVGIALISTWVGYEIGVIKNIYERLGIDANYYEVFLKTIPYSYYCVYALIFILVLVLMQRDFGPMYRAEKRARLTGKLIADGSKPMTSDEITNMEIKKDIKLKVSNAIVPILTLIVVAFVGLWYNGYVLLEGNVDPFTMSGIRACFGEADSSIVLLWASIVSGIVAVIMGVAQKIFTIDEAMDSWVDGAKSMVIACMILVLAWSLGSVTGDVGTAEFLVGRISDTIPFAVLPIIIFVLSALVSFATGTAWGTMAIVIPLAVPMAYAFVQDGGDPHMLTISLGTVLSGAILGDHCSPISDTTIMSSMASGADHLDHVKTQMPYAFTVAAVAGLSYLIASIFSIHPIIILIIGVAILIGIVSVFGKSVKEEDLLKKARVKE from the coding sequence ATGAAAAAGTTTAGAATTGCTTTATTAGTATTATTAGGTATTTTATTTCTGGCATTACCTGTTTTTGCAGAAGGTGAGACTGAAGCTAGTTTTGGGTGGATATCTTTGTTGCCGCCATTATTGGCAATTGTTTTAGCCTTTATCACTAAACAAGTATTGATATCACTATTTTTAGGGATATTGGTTGGCTCAACTATGTTGGCAGGGTGGAATCCATTTTATGGATTGTTAAGGACTATGGATAAATACATATTGGGTTCTTTATCTGATTCATGGAATGCTGCTATAATTATTTTCCTATTGGCCATAGGAGGTATGGTGGGTGTTATTAGTAAAATGGGTGGTACCCTGGCAGTGGCAGAAGCAGTAGGAAAAAAGGTGAAAAATCCTAGAACTGCTCAGTTGTATACAATATTGCTTGGTGTATTTGTATTTTTTGATGACTATGCAAATACCCTTATAGTGGGACCAACTATGAGACCACTTACTGATAAAAACAAGATATCTAAAGAAAAATTCTCATACCTTATAGATTCTACTGCTGCACCTATAGTAGGTATTGCTTTGATATCTACATGGGTTGGGTATGAAATAGGGGTAATAAAAAACATTTACGAAAGATTGGGTATTGATGCAAATTATTATGAAGTATTTTTAAAGACAATCCCATACAGCTATTATTGTGTTTATGCACTAATATTCATTTTAGTATTAGTATTAATGCAAAGAGACTTTGGACCTATGTATAGGGCAGAGAAGAGGGCAAGACTTACAGGTAAGTTGATAGCTGATGGGTCAAAGCCTATGACTAGTGATGAAATAACTAATATGGAGATAAAGAAAGATATTAAGCTAAAGGTTTCTAATGCAATCGTTCCAATTCTTACATTAATTGTTGTGGCTTTTGTAGGACTATGGTACAATGGCTATGTGTTATTGGAAGGAAATGTAGACCCATTTACTATGTCAGGTATTCGTGCTTGTTTTGGTGAAGCAGATTCTAGTATAGTATTACTTTGGGCATCTATTGTATCAGGTATAGTAGCTGTAATTATGGGAGTAGCACAAAAGATATTTACTATTGACGAAGCCATGGATTCGTGGGTAGATGGAGCTAAATCTATGGTTATAGCATGTATGATTTTAGTTTTAGCGTGGTCATTAGGTAGTGTGACTGGTGATGTGGGAACTGCTGAATTTTTAGTAGGACGAATCTCAGATACTATTCCATTTGCGGTATTACCTATAATCATATTTGTATTATCAGCGCTTGTATCCTTTGCAACAGGAACTGCTTGGGGGACTATGGCAATCGTAATACCATTGGCTGTTCCAATGGCCTATGCCTTTGTTCAAGATGGAGGCGATCCTCATATGCTTACAATTTCTTTGGGAACTGTCTTATCAGGGGCAATATTGGGAGATCATTGTTCACCTATTTCGGATACTACCATAATGTCATCCATGGCATCAGGGGCAGATCATTTAGACCATGTTAAGACACAAATGCCTTATGCCTTTACAGTGGCGGCGGTGGCAGGATTATCCTATTTAATTGCAAGTATCTTTTCAATTCATCCAATAATTATACTTATAATCGGTGTAGCTATACTTATTGGTATAGTGAGTGTATTTGGAAAATCTGTTAAAGAGGAGGATTTACTTAAGAAGGCTAGAGTAAAAGAATAA
- the rho gene encoding transcription termination factor Rho: MSIDNFKDYKLEDLRNIAKELGIKGCTKYRKNELIEKIKEVGDTDSVKKIVKKERHKQGLPDRLSDEIDKSEDINTAEGILELHTDGYGFLRCENYLTSDDDIYISPSQIRRFNLRTGDKVFGITRPPKSGEKYKALLYVKKVNGLDPDFATNRPDFDTLTPIYPEERITIETSPNELSTRIIDLIAPIGKGQRGMIVAPPKAGKTILLKKIANSIAQNYPDIEIIILLIDERPEEVTDMQRSVKGDVVYSTFDELPKHHTKVAEMVLERAKRLVEHNKDVVILLDSITRLARAYNLTIPPTGRTLSGGLDPGALHKPKRFFGAARNIENGGSLTILATALIETGSRMDDVIFEEFKGTGNMEVHLDRRLSEKRIFPAIDMNKSGTRREELLLSQKELETIWNIRKALGNTSTADVAEVLLDRLMSTKTNEQFVNIMRSKIREL; encoded by the coding sequence TTGAGTATTGATAATTTTAAAGATTATAAATTAGAAGACCTCAGAAATATTGCCAAAGAGTTGGGAATAAAGGGGTGCACAAAATACAGAAAGAATGAATTGATTGAAAAGATAAAGGAAGTAGGAGATACAGATAGTGTAAAAAAGATAGTAAAAAAAGAAAGACATAAACAAGGCCTACCCGATAGACTTTCTGATGAGATTGATAAAAGTGAAGATATAAATACTGCTGAAGGAATATTGGAATTACATACTGATGGATATGGATTTTTGAGATGTGAAAATTATCTTACCAGTGATGATGATATATATATATCTCCTTCTCAGATAAGAAGATTTAATTTGAGAACGGGAGACAAGGTATTCGGTATAACTAGACCACCGAAATCTGGTGAGAAATATAAGGCGTTATTATATGTAAAAAAGGTCAATGGTCTAGATCCAGACTTTGCAACCAATAGACCAGATTTTGATACCCTTACACCTATATATCCAGAGGAAAGAATAACTATAGAGACTTCTCCTAATGAACTTTCAACTAGAATAATAGATTTAATAGCACCTATAGGTAAGGGACAAAGAGGGATGATTGTTGCTCCCCCTAAGGCAGGTAAAACTATCCTTTTGAAGAAGATTGCCAATAGTATCGCGCAAAATTATCCCGATATAGAGATAATAATATTGTTGATAGATGAACGACCTGAAGAAGTAACAGATATGCAGAGATCTGTTAAAGGGGATGTTGTATATTCTACATTTGATGAACTTCCGAAACACCATACTAAAGTAGCTGAGATGGTTTTGGAGAGGGCCAAGAGATTAGTAGAACATAATAAAGATGTAGTTATACTTTTAGATAGTATAACTAGATTAGCTAGGGCATATAATTTAACTATACCTCCTACAGGCAGAACTCTTTCAGGTGGATTAGATCCTGGGGCTTTACACAAACCTAAGAGATTTTTTGGTGCGGCAAGGAATATAGAGAATGGAGGTAGTCTTACTATTTTAGCTACAGCTCTTATAGAGACAGGTAGCAGGATGGACGATGTGATATTTGAAGAATTTAAGGGGACAGGAAATATGGAGGTGCATTTAGATAGAAGATTATCTGAAAAGAGAATTTTCCCTGCTATAGATATGAATAAATCAGGTACTAGAAGAGAGGAATTACTCCTTAGCCAGAAAGAACTTGAGACTATATGGAATATAAGAAAGGCATTGGGCAATACTTCCACTGCTGATGTAGCAGAGGTATTATTGGATAGGCTGATGTCAACTAAGACCAATGAGCAATTTGTAAATATAATGAGGAGTAAGATAAGAGAATTATAA
- the glpX gene encoding class II fructose-bisphosphatase — MDRDLALNLVRVTEAAALGSARHVGRGDKIAADQAAVDGMRRMFDTIDIEGTVVIGEGEMDEAPMLYIGEEIGKRGEGSMKVDIAVDPLDGTTAVAKGLPNAIAVVAIAPEGCLLHAPDMYMDKIAVGPKAAGKVDIAAPVEENLKSLSKALNKDISDITVTMLDRPRHEELIKRIRKAGARIKLFGDGDVAAAIAACFEHSGVDMLMGIGGAPEGVIAAAALKCLGGHFQGRLMPGIYNSADEEMKRCKKMGIKDINQVLNMEDLAKGNEIFFAATGITDGDFLKGVVYYENNTAKTYSMVTRAETGTIRFVEAIHKLDKKPAYAK, encoded by the coding sequence GTGGACAGAGATCTTGCTTTAAACCTTGTGAGGGTTACAGAAGCGGCAGCATTAGGTAGTGCTAGACATGTGGGTAGAGGAGATAAAATTGCAGCGGATCAAGCAGCTGTAGATGGTATGAGAAGAATGTTTGACACTATAGACATAGAAGGTACAGTGGTTATTGGAGAAGGAGAAATGGACGAGGCACCTATGCTTTATATAGGTGAAGAAATAGGAAAACGTGGAGAGGGAAGTATGAAGGTAGATATAGCTGTGGACCCATTGGATGGCACTACAGCTGTGGCAAAGGGTCTACCCAATGCTATAGCAGTGGTAGCTATAGCACCAGAGGGATGTTTACTGCATGCCCCTGATATGTATATGGACAAAATAGCAGTGGGACCTAAGGCGGCAGGGAAAGTAGATATAGCAGCCCCTGTAGAAGAAAACCTTAAATCATTATCTAAGGCACTAAACAAGGATATATCAGATATAACAGTTACTATGCTAGATAGACCTAGACATGAGGAGCTGATAAAGAGAATCAGAAAGGCTGGAGCAAGGATAAAGCTTTTTGGAGATGGAGATGTGGCAGCAGCTATAGCGGCGTGTTTTGAACACTCAGGAGTAGATATGCTTATGGGTATCGGAGGAGCACCAGAAGGAGTAATAGCAGCAGCAGCACTTAAATGCTTAGGCGGACACTTTCAAGGAAGATTGATGCCAGGGATATATAATTCTGCAGATGAAGAAATGAAACGATGTAAAAAAATGGGTATTAAAGATATAAATCAAGTACTTAATATGGAAGATTTAGCAAAGGGCAATGAAATATTTTTTGCAGCTACTGGTATAACAGATGGAGATTTCTTAAAAGGTGTTGTATATTATGAAAATAATACGGCAAAGACATATTCTATGGTTACTAGGGCAGAGACAGGCACAATAAGATTTGTAGAGGCTATTCATAAATTAGATAAAAAGCCTGCTTATGCTAAGTAG
- the glpX gene encoding class II fructose-bisphosphatase, protein MNRNLAISLIRVTETAALASARYMGRGDKIGADQAAVDGMRKAFDLVNVRGTVVIGEGEKDKAPMLYIGEHIGAGGEDSMEVDIAVDPLDGTTLVAKGLPNAVAVIAMAPKGCLLNAPDTYMKKIAVGPKAAGKIDINASVEQNIKSVAKALDKDVADLTVIVQDRPRHYDMIREIRKVGSRLKLFGEGDVAAAIATGFEDTGVDMLMGIGGAPEGVIAAAALKCMGGELQGQLYPMSDEEMERCKELGWYEKDLKKILKLEDLVKGDEVFFASTGISDGDLLKGVLYYGNNHAKTHSVVMRAKTGTIRFVEAVHKLDKTDIMEDLMKKHMV, encoded by the coding sequence ATGAATAGAAATTTAGCCATATCCCTTATAAGGGTTACAGAAACAGCTGCATTGGCTTCAGCTAGATACATGGGTAGAGGAGATAAGATTGGTGCTGACCAAGCAGCGGTGGATGGTATGAGAAAGGCATTTGATTTGGTTAATGTAAGGGGTACTGTAGTAATAGGAGAAGGAGAAAAGGATAAGGCTCCCATGCTATATATAGGAGAGCATATAGGTGCAGGGGGAGAGGATAGTATGGAGGTAGACATAGCAGTTGATCCTTTAGATGGAACAACTCTAGTTGCAAAGGGTCTTCCAAATGCTGTGGCTGTAATAGCTATGGCACCAAAGGGTTGTTTGCTAAATGCCCCTGACACATATATGAAAAAAATAGCAGTTGGACCAAAGGCAGCGGGGAAGATAGATATAAATGCCAGTGTAGAACAAAATATAAAGTCAGTTGCCAAGGCCTTGGATAAAGATGTAGCAGACCTTACTGTAATAGTACAGGATAGACCTAGACATTATGATATGATTAGGGAAATAAGAAAGGTTGGTTCAAGGCTAAAACTTTTTGGAGAAGGAGATGTGGCGGCAGCTATAGCAACAGGATTTGAAGATACAGGAGTAGACATGCTTATGGGTATAGGAGGAGCGCCAGAGGGAGTAATAGCAGCGGCAGCCCTTAAATGTATGGGTGGAGAATTGCAAGGTCAGCTGTACCCTATGTCTGACGAAGAAATGGAAAGATGTAAGGAATTGGGATGGTATGAAAAGGACTTGAAGAAAATTTTAAAATTGGAGGACTTAGTCAAAGGAGATGAAGTATTCTTTGCTTCAACAGGAATAAGTGATGGAGATTTACTTAAAGGAGTGCTTTATTATGGTAATAATCATGCCAAGACCCATTCTGTAGTTATGAGGGCTAAAACAGGTACAATAAGATTTGTAGAGGCTGTTCATAAATTAGATAAAACAGATATAATGGAAGACTTAATGAAAAAGCATATGGTGTAG
- the fsa gene encoding fructose-6-phosphate aldolase — translation MKLFIDTANVDEIREANDWGVICGVTTNPSLIAKEGRDFKEVIKEIVDIVDGPISAEVISLDAEGMVNEAEKLSKIHKNVIIKIPMTKEGLKAVKILSQRGIKTNVTLVFSANQALLAARAGANYVSPFIGRMDDIGNKGMDVIRDIVDIFYMHEIDTEIIAASIRHPIHVMESAKMGADIATIPFDVLEKMALHPMTDKGIERFLKDWESVSR, via the coding sequence GTGAAATTATTTATAGATACTGCCAATGTTGACGAGATTAGAGAAGCCAACGATTGGGGAGTTATCTGTGGAGTGACAACAAATCCTTCCCTTATAGCTAAGGAGGGCAGGGATTTTAAAGAAGTAATTAAAGAAATAGTAGATATAGTTGATGGTCCTATAAGTGCAGAGGTAATCAGTCTTGATGCAGAGGGTATGGTGAATGAAGCTGAAAAGTTATCTAAAATCCATAAAAATGTTATAATAAAAATTCCCATGACTAAAGAAGGATTAAAGGCAGTAAAAATCCTTAGCCAAAGGGGAATAAAAACCAATGTAACTCTAGTTTTTTCTGCGAATCAAGCATTATTAGCTGCAAGGGCTGGAGCCAATTATGTGAGTCCTTTTATAGGTAGAATGGACGATATAGGAAATAAAGGCATGGATGTAATAAGAGATATAGTGGATATATTTTATATGCATGAAATTGATACAGAGATAATAGCTGCCAGTATAAGACATCCTATACATGTAATGGAGTCAGCCAAAATGGGGGCTGATATAGCTACTATTCCCTTTGATGTATTGGAAAAGATGGCATTACACCCTATGACAGACAAGGGCATAGAAAGATTTTTAAAGGATTGGGAGTCAGTTAGTAGATAA
- a CDS encoding class II fructose-1,6-bisphosphate aldolase, with product MLVSGKQILDHAHEHGYAVGAFNVNNMEIVQAIIEAAEETKSPVILQASQGGLKYAGVEYIAEMSKIAARNSSVPVAIHLDHGTDFKQIMLCLRHGFTSVMIDASKHPLDENIKITKDIVDIAHAVGVSVEAELGKIGGTEDDITVDEREATFTDPDEAERFVKETGLDSLAIAVGTAHGPYKGEPKLDFDRIKVIKERLDMPLVLHGSSGVPEQSIKKAVSLGINKINIDTNIRQAFNRAVRKFVSENPDVYDPRKIVGPARDEMRKVIAEKMVMFNSAGNAWK from the coding sequence ATGTTAGTTTCAGGTAAACAAATATTGGACCATGCCCATGAGCATGGTTATGCTGTAGGAGCTTTTAATGTAAACAATATGGAGATTGTTCAGGCAATAATTGAGGCAGCAGAGGAAACAAAGTCTCCAGTAATACTTCAGGCCAGCCAAGGCGGACTAAAGTATGCAGGGGTAGAGTACATAGCAGAGATGTCTAAAATAGCTGCAAGGAATTCATCTGTTCCAGTTGCAATACATTTGGATCATGGTACAGATTTCAAACAGATTATGCTTTGCTTAAGACATGGATTTACATCAGTAATGATAGATGCATCTAAGCATCCTTTGGATGAAAACATAAAAATAACTAAAGATATAGTAGATATTGCCCATGCAGTAGGGGTGTCTGTGGAAGCGGAACTAGGTAAGATAGGTGGAACAGAAGATGATATAACAGTAGACGAAAGGGAGGCTACGTTTACAGACCCTGATGAAGCTGAGAGGTTTGTAAAGGAAACAGGATTAGACTCTCTAGCTATAGCGGTGGGAACTGCCCATGGTCCATATAAGGGAGAACCGAAATTAGATTTTGATAGAATAAAAGTAATAAAAGAAAGACTAGATATGCCTCTAGTGCTTCATGGTTCTTCAGGAGTTCCAGAACAGAGCATCAAAAAGGCAGTAAGTTTAGGTATTAATAAAATCAATATAGATACTAATATAAGGCAAGCATTTAATAGAGCCGTTAGAAAATTTGTATCAGAAAATCCAGATGTATATGATCCAAGAAAGATTGTAGGTCCTGCCAGAGATGAGATGAGGAAAGTAATAGCAGAGAAGATGGTTATGTTTAATTCAGCAGGAAATGCATGGAAGTAA
- a CDS encoding 3-keto-5-aminohexanoate cleavage protein, with product MEKLIITAAICGAEVTKENNPAVPYTVEEIGKEAEAAYKAGASIIHLHVREDDGTPTQSKERFKACMDEIKRRCPDVIVQPSTGGAVGMSDEERLQPTELMPEMATLDCGTLNFGGDEIFVNTETTIKNFATIMKERNIKPEIEVFDKGMVDAAIKYHKQGFIEGPLHFNFVLGVAMSATARDLSYMVDSIPEDATWTVAGIGRHEFPMAAIAIAMGGNVRVGFEDNVYIEKGKMANSNAELVEKVVRIANELGREIATPDETRKILSIKK from the coding sequence GACTAAGGAAAATAATCCTGCTGTACCTTATACTGTAGAAGAAATAGGAAAAGAAGCAGAAGCAGCATATAAGGCAGGGGCCAGTATTATACATCTTCATGTAAGAGAAGATGACGGAACACCTACTCAAAGTAAGGAAAGATTCAAAGCTTGTATGGATGAAATAAAGAGAAGATGCCCAGATGTTATAGTGCAACCATCAACTGGTGGAGCAGTGGGTATGAGCGATGAAGAAAGACTTCAACCAACTGAACTTATGCCAGAGATGGCAACCCTTGATTGTGGTACATTAAACTTTGGTGGAGATGAGATATTTGTAAATACAGAAACCACTATAAAGAATTTTGCTACAATAATGAAGGAAAGAAATATAAAACCAGAGATAGAGGTATTTGACAAGGGTATGGTAGATGCAGCAATCAAATATCATAAACAAGGTTTTATAGAAGGCCCATTACATTTTAACTTTGTACTTGGCGTTGCAATGAGTGCTACAGCTAGGGACTTAAGTTATATGGTAGACAGCATTCCAGAGGATGCAACTTGGACAGTTGCAGGAATAGGAAGACATGAATTCCCAATGGCTGCTATAGCTATAGCTATGGGTGGAAATGTAAGAGTTGGATTTGAAGATAATGTATATATAGAAAAGGGCAAGATGGCTAATTCTAATGCAGAATTAGTAGAAAAGGTAGTAAGGATAGCAAATGAATTGGGAAGAGAGATTGCTACTCCAGATGAAACAAGAAAAATTTTAAGCATAAAGAAATAG